TGTTTAGCTTAAAAGTTGTATCTATATATTCGCGAGATGATCAGCATGGACGCATGCATGGTCATTCAAAACCCACTCCGATCTAATGTAATTTTAATTGCttgtttaattaattaagaaagTATTATCACATGGATGCATAATCATCAACTATTCAAATGACACTATTGTTCGAGTGGGGATCGATGAAGATGAAGTTGAAAATAGCATATTGATTAATCTCAGTATGATTAGTAACAATGGAAATTGAGGCGAAAATAAAGTGACGTTCTATATATACACCCAACCACTAAGGCGTTAAGGAGTAATAATTGAGTTGAAGAACTAACAACATACATAACTGACTTGCATGCTATTAATGCAAATGCACCTTAGAGTGTGTAGAATCTGCTCTCTATATAGCTTCAGATCGGTCCCGTTTCCAACTTGAGAAGCTAAAAGAACTTTATTTTCATAAACGATCGTTAATTGATTCTATCTAATTATATGATGCGTGGAACAGAACTAGCTCGAACTGCATGCGCCACACAATTTTGATCGATGACTTGTCGTCGGGACTTTTTTAATTAACTCAAACCATTACTTATTTCCTGCTGTTAGAAAGATTATGGTTGGAGTTAATTGTAAGCATGCAATAGAAGCTTTGGCGTCTTCTTGGCTTTGCCATTATTTTAGGTTTATCATGTTTTATGGGTGACCTAACTACTCATCAGCTTCGCCGACAAAGCAACTATTATTAGAAGTGcttattattgtacatgatcgTGTACATAGAGAATAGTAGGTcccaaacacacacacactacaACTTCACATCAACTTTCTAGTTAAGCAAAGATATTCCGGATTCTTGTTGATGAATCATATTCTCATGGCACCATTATAACTCTTTTGAATTCAATTCAAGTAAACTCTCCTATGGTGCCAATGTCTGTCTTCTACCTACCTTCCTTactttctccctctcccttTGCCTTTCccacaaaaacaaacattgaaaCAAAGAAGCGTAGCCAATGACACACTAAATACGTACATATATGCAATGCAAGATATATAGTGCACACCCCTTTTCTAATAAATCATAAGcaagaagtaacaaaaataaaaatcatcaacaaatCTAAACATTTATTATGTATTTGATACATATCTAGAGTATGTTGTGCAGGGACCACTAACAAAGGAGTTATGTCAAAATTTCGTCACAGTCTTCCTTAAAACTAGACGACCCAACCTGCGAAAAACATACAATGACACTCCAAATATCaaatctcatctccaacatcAAATATCCCAATTGTAAATTACACAACTTAAATCCAACATTCTTCTACAACATAAGAAAAAGTCCCATGGTATCCAGAGCAACTAAAAGGAAGTAAACACAAGGTCTTGTAGGTTAAACGTGTAACCTACAGTCTGGAAATGTGGCGACGGCTCTAGGTCTCGGTTGCTAGTAAGGAGAATCAGCTAGCCTGCACACTAGGCGATTTAAACCGAATGGTCCAGCATAAAGTATTTAAAACGTTAGAGTGAGTGCACAAAAATAGATAAATGATATCAACTTTAATACTTCCCCAAATTTCCATTAAGTAAGAAaaatacatgcatgcatgttttaCGTAAACATATTAATGGCATGTCATTAGACAAGATGAACTAGCAATGCcagtcaaaataaaataaatgaataattaCAAGGAGTAGACTAATCCCACTAGTCTAAATGAAAATAAGTAGAATAATTAATAAGAGTAGACTAGCCTTGCTAGTcacagtaaaataaataagaataatTATGAAGAGTGGACTAGTCTCGCTAgtctaaataaaataaataaaaagaataaataaataattcatACAATATGTCCCCCGGGCAACAGATACTCTCATACTCCCAATAACGTCACGTCATGTTAACAGAGAGGGTATTAGACTGTCGTGATATTGCCGACTATATCACATCGCCTCTCAGGCGGAAATGGAACATCTTGCTAGCATAATAAATGGTCTCAAAATGTATGACATCAAAATAGTCAAGGGCATATCCGACATGCCTAAGAAAATAtttcaaaaatatattaattttctgAAAATCTCATTtctgaaataaatattaatggTACAAAATATAACCATAAAAATTTCGAGAATCTCATTTCCAGATAAGTAATAGACAAACTCCAAGATATCAATAAGGTgtatataattctcatatttatttccaaatcaaaccaatGGAAATCATTATAAGtaatcaagaaaaataataacttCATATAACGCCAAAATCattaaattctaaatactCATGCACgcatttaatttaaaaaaaaagtccactCACAGTATCCCAACTACGTCGAGGATCTATCCGAAGTCTCCTCGTTATGTTTAAGAGACATTTATATAATTGAATTCTATCATTcataaaataacaaaacataacCTAAATTGTTTGAATTTCAATAGAGAATTGTCCAACTTCACCAACAACCTCCGTACACTCTCCAAAATATTATATGATCTTAATACCAAGAGTTCTCCGACTAACGAGATCTCATCtctttaatcaattaaattggGGAAATAATTGCATTCTACCCAAAAGTCCTCCAAAAAATCCATAAAAATTCATACACCATCCTCAACCATCAAACGACTCAAACCGCCCATAAAAACAACTCTTGTAATGCGGCGGCCGCTCCACGTGCCGCTCCTACTCCGACaaccaccaatgaccaccgaATTTCATCACCACAACATAACAATATTTCTAACAATTTTCTCAACTATAACAACAACCAATTTCAAGCCTAAACAATCCAATTTCAAGAAATTTGaaaaacccttaaattatAAACCCTAGAATTTCAAATCATCGATTCAGGTACCTACCCTTCAAATTGGTTCGATTCTTTTGAAGAGATTGTTGCTTGAgaggagaccttcaaaacaCACTAAACAATTTGGGCTATGGTGGCCGAAGGAGGGAGTTCCGATGAGAGGTGGGTTGCGGTGATGGCAGAGCTTCTAGGCGATGCCGCTCCTTCTTGGTGGCGAGATAGGGTCGGCCACCAACCTAGAAATGTAAAGGGCCGAGCTAGCTTCCGAACGGAACTGGAGCGCCGGTGTGGTATGGCCGGCTGGCGACGATCCGTCGATGGAAAGATGACGAGCATAAAGGGGGTCGGGGGCATAGGGAAAATTTTGACTTCCTTTtcgttttttttctcttccttcCCAAAATGGAAACTTACCTCCTTAAAAACTATCCCCTACTAGAAAATAGTAACTTTCTTAATCGAGTCTTTCTTCGTCGAACTCCGTTTACGACTAACTCAACGCcaaaaacttaaaattcggGTAACGGTAAAAATCATACCTAGGCTTAAACAATAATAACTACGATAAAAAATCCAGGTCGTAACAATTTGTATACTAATCACATGATATTAATTTCACTTTTATGTATAATAGTGCGTCTCTTAATCACATGATTTAATATATTGTATGAAGTTCGCTATATAATTTTCCACCTTATATACCTAGGTAGCCATCATTCGAATTATATAAAGTAAGCTTAAAATGCAATATTGGTAAGCAACAAAGTGTGACACATAAATATGATGCACGTCCCATATCTCTAGCAAGTTGTAGCAAGCATGGAGTGGGAGACAGTTCATGTGGGTATGTTTTCTAAAAGGAACTGATTAGTATCCAATCATAGACTTGTCataaattttcatttcttttttgccaATTAGCTAAAGCAACTTTGAATGAGCAAAAACCCACACCCTAATTGGATATTATTATTAACAATAATTCTTCAAGAAGGacacaaaaattaaaatagtaaCACAGACTAGTAGTTATAGCCTTATAGGACACAACACAAGTAAAGCATAGCAAAAGTGTGCCCAATAATTGACACATATAAAAGAGTAGGAaccaatatatttatacatgaaaagaaaattaaagtgGGTAGCAATAGTTAAATTTGGCATGTTAATGGGTGGCTAACTCAAGcgtatcattttcttgatGTGTTTCCCACTGCCATAATATTCATAGCATATGATATGAGAGAGGGAGTGttattgtttgtttgttattaTTTGTGTATAATAATTTGGTAGTGGGGCTCGAATGGTCAACCTATGTAGAAAGAGGGGAGTTTGAGTTGAGGTACCGTCGTAATTTCCCAATGCCTCAGATTCGTTCCTATACTCATTCTCTGGTTTGATTAATAATCATAACCAACCCACCCACCCACCCAAAAGTCTCATTCCTAATTCCTCTATTTGCTTCATGCTCTCCTCCCTTCttcaaaaccatatatatatattcactcCACCCTCTCCCCCAATTCCCCATTTCAACAcaacaaagcaaaagaaagaaCACAGAGACAAATCTTCTAGCTTCCAAATGGGTTTTGATGATCATCATGCTTGTAGCACAGGCCTTGTCTTAGGCTTAGGTCTCACAGCTTCCCAAGATAGCACCAGTCCTACTCAACAAAAGGCTCATCACCATCCCATGCTGAAGAAGCCTAATTCCTTTGAGCCATCTTTAACTCTGGGTCTCTCTGGAAATAGTTTTCATGAGGATGATCATCAAGGGAATAGTCTTGATTTGTACAGGCAAGGGTCTCCTCATAATAGTCATAGCGCGGTTTCTAATTCCTTCTCGAGTGGTAGAGTGGTCAAGAGGGAGCGAGACCTCAGCAGTGAGGAGGTTGAAGTTGAGAAGGTCTCTTCCAGAGTGATtagtgatgaagatgaagatggtcCTAATGCAAGAAAAAAGCTCAGGCTCACCAAAGAGCAATCTGCCCTCTTAGAAGAAAGCTTCAAACAACACAGCACTCTCAATCCTGTAATtcacctctccctctccttctcCATCGACAacattaatatttttatttgtttatgtgaaaataaactaaaaactgATATTGTTATTACTGGGTTAAATTACAGAAGCAAAAGCAAGCTTTAGCCAGGCAGTTAAGTTTGAGGCCCCGACAAGTAGAAGTCTGGTTCCAAAACAGGAGGGCCAGGTAATTAAAATTCCCACTCTGATCATCTTCAAGTTCACAAATCAGATTAAAGATTTTCTGCCAAAGTTCATAAACTGCTTTctttaaacaaaaatcaataacGGGTTTTTGTTAACCACGTACCTTCATAGGGTGAAGCAGGTGGATCCCGTGTGATTGTGACTTTTTACAGTTTTATATCGACCGATCGACTAACCAACTTTGCGCGCATTAAAAGAGCAAACCCATACTGGTGGAAATTAGAAACTAATAAGATGTTTTCTGGTTACTTGGTTGCAGGACCAAGCTTAAGCAAACAGAGGTGGACTGTGAGTTTTTGAAGAAATGCTGTGAAACTCTGACAGATGAGAACCGGAGGCTACAGAAGGAGGTACAAGAACTCAAAGCACTGAAACTCAGCCAACAACAACCGTTGTTCATGCACATGCCGGCGGCGACGCTCACCATGTGTCCTTCTTGTGAAAGGATCGGAGGCGTGGGAAGCGATGGTGCTAATCCAAATAAGGGCCCGTTTTCTATTGCTCATCCAAAGCCTCACTTCTATAATCCCTTCACCAATTCTTCTGCAGCTTGTTAATTAGTTATAATTAgggtattaattaattaaatactTTATCAATTAGGATCATGAATTAGataaacaaaaagagagagatatCCAGCCCCCTCCCGTAACccctatttttcttttggttaagGGCTTGTAGTCAAAGGGTttattataattaatttgTAGAGATATATTATAGTAATTACGGATGATTTACCTCTACTTTTATTGAGTTTGTTTGTAAATCTTTGAACGATATATGAATGGAATATAACTATTTATCTTTTGTGAGTTTATTTTAAACAAAGCATTGCATAGTTTAAGTTGTAAAGAGCATGTGAAAATGTGCATACAAAGAGTCTAAGACAAACGACAAGAGGTACTCATGCATAACAATTGGTTGAAATGAAAGATGGAAATCGCCTTGTATACTCTTCTACCTGCAACAGATATCTTCTACTGCAATATCATACGGGATTCAATTATCTGGGACCAAACAAGAGTTAGGTATTTGGATAATTCATTATCTGAGTATGAAAAAATATCTACCGCAAATACCTCATGTCTACCTCCAAGGCTccaaatgaagaaacaataaCCGTGAAACTAGGTCAtcacttttgtttttgttcccATCCCACCAATCACTCTTCAAATCACGTCCAATAAGCTCATCACGTCTTAACTCGCAGCCCTCTTATAGTGCCTTTTACTGTTCGTTCTGGTGGATGAAGATTACAATCGTAAGATTCTTGAATCGTTGGAGAATATTGATAGTATTCTAGATCTTTTATAAGTAGGGGTTTAGGCTTAATCTTTTCCCTATATATTCAGCCGTTTCTTCAATTAAGACTCGAAGGCAGTTACACTAGccattctttaaaaaaaaaatttatggtATGTCTAAGAAACAATATAATTAGAGAGTTGATGATTGCACAAGAAGTAAGAGTGGGATTTgggacgtttttttttttttttgatcaaAGAGAAATGGGACGTTAGCTCACATGTTTCTGTCTCTAATTCAGTTTCTTGGGAACATATAGAGGGTGAGGGAGGGAAGTGTCTGCTCCTTCTAAAACTATTACCACTAAAATCGGTGGTGAGAAAGCGTGAGGATAAAGAAAGGAATAGATGATGATTCAGtcagaaaataagaaaactgAGATTGCGGAGGGGATTGTGGTCACGTGACA
This genomic interval from Argentina anserina chromosome 1, drPotAnse1.1, whole genome shotgun sequence contains the following:
- the LOC126782756 gene encoding homeobox-leucine zipper protein HAT22, with protein sequence MLSSLLQNHIYIFTPPSPPIPHFNTTKQKKEHRDKSSSFQMGFDDHHACSTGLVLGLGLTASQDSTSPTQQKAHHHPMLKKPNSFEPSLTLGLSGNSFHEDDHQGNSLDLYRQGSPHNSHSAVSNSFSSGRVVKRERDLSSEEVEVEKVSSRVISDEDEDGPNARKKLRLTKEQSALLEESFKQHSTLNPKQKQALARQLSLRPRQVEVWFQNRRARTKLKQTEVDCEFLKKCCETLTDENRRLQKEVQELKALKLSQQQPLFMHMPAATLTMCPSCERIGGVGSDGANPNKGPFSIAHPKPHFYNPFTNSSAAC